From the Clostridium sp. Marseille-P299 genome, one window contains:
- the ltrA gene encoding group II intron reverse transcriptase/maturase, producing MKETKKCDDSRQLNTESGHLQKDRVELESYAKAPSISMTSDNRQNARREYHYGLLEKIISNENLNEAFKRVKKNKGSHGIDKMGVDELLPYLRSHGEELKQSIADGSYKPNPVRRVEIPKDNGKTRPLGIPTVVDRVIQQAVSQVLTPIFEKKFSENSYGFRPNRNAHQAILKCKEYMDEGYKWAVDIDLEKYFDTVNHDRLIGLIYKEVKDIRVIGLIRKYLNAGVMEKGLVSATVEGVPQGGNLSPLLSNIMLHELDMELERRGLKFCRYADDCNVYVKSKKSAERVMKSITEFIEKDLKLKVNKEKSKVDRPWKLKYLGYTFYNKKGEMGIRVHQVSVKKLKGKLKSITGRSNAMSMELRAIKLKQLIVGWISYFKLADMKGTLRELDEWLRRRLRLCYWKQWKKIKTKHDNLVKLGVENWKAWEHANTRKGYWRISNSPILNSTLTNKYLREQGFITLSERYSQIR from the coding sequence TTGAAAGAAACAAAGAAATGTGATGACAGCAGACAACTGAATACAGAATCAGGTCATTTGCAAAAGGATAGAGTGGAACTCGAAAGCTATGCAAAGGCGCCGAGCATTTCTATGACGTCGGATAACAGACAGAACGCCCGAAGAGAATATCACTATGGATTGCTAGAGAAAATCATTAGTAATGAAAATCTAAATGAAGCCTTTAAACGTGTAAAGAAGAATAAAGGAAGTCATGGAATCGACAAGATGGGAGTAGATGAACTTCTACCATATCTAAGAAGTCATGGCGAAGAGCTTAAGCAATCCATAGCAGATGGAAGTTATAAACCGAATCCCGTAAGAAGGGTAGAGATACCAAAGGATAACGGGAAAACAAGACCATTAGGGATACCAACTGTAGTAGACCGAGTGATACAACAGGCAGTATCACAAGTACTAACGCCAATCTTTGAGAAGAAATTTTCAGAGAATAGTTATGGATTTAGACCAAATCGAAACGCGCATCAAGCAATTCTAAAATGTAAAGAATACATGGATGAAGGCTATAAATGGGCGGTAGATATAGATTTAGAAAAGTACTTTGATACTGTCAACCACGATAGGTTAATTGGGCTGATTTATAAAGAAGTCAAGGATATACGAGTAATCGGACTGATAAGGAAGTATCTAAATGCAGGAGTGATGGAAAAGGGATTAGTAAGTGCTACTGTAGAAGGGGTGCCTCAAGGTGGGAACTTATCTCCACTATTAAGTAATATCATGTTGCATGAACTAGATATGGAATTAGAACGAAGAGGACTTAAGTTCTGCCGTTATGCAGATGATTGCAATGTATACGTGAAATCAAAGAAATCAGCAGAACGAGTTATGAAAAGTATCACGGAGTTTATAGAAAAGGACTTGAAGCTTAAAGTTAACAAAGAGAAAAGTAAGGTAGACCGACCATGGAAACTAAAATATTTAGGATATACCTTTTACAATAAGAAAGGTGAAATGGGAATAAGAGTACATCAAGTTTCTGTTAAGAAGTTAAAAGGAAAACTTAAGAGTATCACTGGAAGAAGTAATGCAATGAGTATGGAACTCAGAGCTATTAAACTAAAACAATTAATTGTTGGCTGGATAAGTTACTTCAAACTAGCAGATATGAAAGGTACCTTACGAGAACTTGATGAGTGGCTAAGAAGACGTTTACGTCTTTGTTACTGGAAACAGTGGAAAAAGATTAAAACGAAACATGATAACTTAGTTAAACTAGGGGTAGAGAATTGGAAAGCATGGGAACATGCGAATACAAGGAAAGGCTACTGGAGAATCTCCAATAGCCCAATCTTAAATTCAACTCTTACCAATAAATATCTTAGAGAACAAGGTTTTATAACACTTAGTGAAAGATATTCGCAAATAAGGTAA
- a CDS encoding DegV family protein, with translation MKYGIVVDSGCDMKDFRSDVDKLIDFTRVPLKLDIGNKEFVDDFNLDIDEFMKEMYAYKGKTGSAAPSPDDYIKAFEKSENVFVITITGALSASYSSARTAKDLFIENYPDRKIHLIDSKSTGPEMTLIVRKLTELMEEGLRFEDIVTIIEEYRKSTHLLFILQSLENLVKNGRVSRLKASMAGILGIKMLGIASEEGTLELLNKSRGKLTVYDKAIEEMLSRNYRGGKVVIAHCFNIEIAEYIANSIKNQFPSCEIEIMKTSGLCSYYAEQGGILIGFEA, from the coding sequence ATGAAATACGGAATAGTCGTTGATTCAGGTTGCGATATGAAAGATTTTAGATCTGATGTAGATAAACTAATTGATTTTACAAGAGTTCCACTAAAACTTGATATTGGAAATAAAGAATTCGTCGATGATTTTAACTTAGATATCGATGAATTTATGAAAGAAATGTACGCTTATAAAGGAAAAACTGGCAGTGCTGCTCCAAGTCCAGATGACTATATAAAAGCATTTGAAAAGTCGGAAAATGTATTTGTAATTACAATAACAGGTGCACTTTCAGCGAGCTATTCCAGTGCTAGAACTGCAAAGGATTTATTTATTGAGAATTATCCAGACCGTAAGATTCATCTTATCGATTCTAAATCTACTGGCCCTGAAATGACTCTTATCGTAAGGAAGTTAACAGAGTTAATGGAGGAAGGATTACGCTTTGAAGATATCGTTACAATTATCGAAGAATATCGTAAAAGCACTCATCTTCTATTTATTTTACAATCACTTGAGAATCTAGTAAAAAATGGACGTGTAAGTAGACTTAAAGCTAGCATGGCAGGAATTCTTGGAATTAAAATGTTAGGTATTGCTAGTGAAGAAGGTACCCTTGAATTGCTAAATAAAAGTAGGGGTAAGCTGACGGTTTATGATAAGGCAATTGAAGAAATGTTATCTAGAAATTATCGAGGTGGCAAGGTGGTAATTGCTCATTGCTTTAATATCGAAATCGCTGAATACATAGCTAATTCCATTAAGAATCAATTTCCATCTTGTGAAATTGAGATTATGAAAACAAGTGGCCTTTGCAGTTATTATGCGGAACAAGGTGGTATTTTAATAGGCTTTGAAGCTTAG
- a CDS encoding TetR/AcrR family transcriptional regulator — protein MRISEGGTNLTARNQYIRMCIAKTLIKLMEVKSIEDITITELVKEANVSRMTFYKYYKTKQEVLSDYMYEIVNEYMEDAKKKPEIGGLHDYKHICHCFQFFQQFSQFILILIQANMYSVIINALNNYMDTYVLPTTNRSKYELYYYAGAICNTYIKWVESGMEETPEEIAEIVYQHVKATDIQPT, from the coding sequence ATGAGAATATCAGAAGGTGGCACGAATCTAACAGCAAGAAATCAATACATAAGAATGTGTATAGCGAAGACATTAATAAAGCTCATGGAAGTAAAATCCATAGAAGATATTACAATAACAGAGTTAGTAAAAGAAGCCAATGTGTCTAGAATGACATTCTATAAATATTACAAAACAAAGCAAGAAGTCTTATCTGATTATATGTATGAGATTGTAAATGAATATATGGAGGATGCTAAAAAGAAGCCAGAGATTGGTGGACTTCATGATTATAAGCATATTTGCCATTGCTTTCAATTTTTTCAGCAATTTAGCCAATTTATATTGATTTTAATACAGGCAAATATGTATTCCGTTATTATCAATGCGTTGAATAACTATATGGATACTTATGTTTTACCAACCACCAATCGTTCAAAATATGAACTTTACTACTATGCAGGGGCTATCTGCAATACCTATATAAAATGGGTGGAATCGGGGATGGAAGAAACACCAGAAGAAATAGCAGAAATAGTGTATCAACATGTTAAGGCTACTGATATACAACCAACCTAA
- a CDS encoding MATE family efflux transporter: MNIKKENLLNVKTILILAIPVIFENIFQIFLGTNDTFFAGQLHDNAIAGIGVTNLIVNIFIAFYTAVSVGVTAVVARNIGKKDYEQANKAVKQSIILGIVIGFLVGFISLIFCKPLLKLSGASDEILEYAIPYYMIVAVPSIFLCLSLILSSCLRAAKDTKTPMILSISSNILDIILNFIFIKLGWGIFGLGLSTTLSRCISVVIMIIKLSKGTSGIKLDLRNWHFEKEYFFTIARIGLPAGIEKLVMRFGQLVYNGMIISIGTGVYVAHNIAGSIESYSYIPAMGFGVATTTLVGVSLGEKNPKQAKKLTFLADGISTICMLGIGIIFFIFAPQLAGIFTKTKEIKDMIISVLRLIALFQPFVALTQILTSALQGAGDTKFPMYATLIGIWVIRVGVGYILAVQLGFGLLGVWWGYALDLLLRSILLLIRFLRGKWQTIVI, translated from the coding sequence ATGAATATTAAGAAAGAGAATTTATTAAACGTTAAAACAATCCTTATTCTTGCAATACCAGTCATATTTGAAAATATATTTCAAATATTTTTAGGTACCAACGATACTTTTTTTGCTGGTCAGCTACATGATAACGCGATTGCAGGTATCGGTGTAACTAATTTAATTGTAAATATTTTTATTGCATTTTATACTGCTGTTAGTGTGGGCGTAACAGCGGTTGTTGCAAGAAACATAGGAAAGAAAGATTATGAACAAGCAAATAAAGCAGTGAAACAATCTATTATTTTAGGCATTGTAATAGGATTTTTGGTTGGTTTTATCAGTCTAATTTTTTGTAAACCACTATTGAAATTATCAGGTGCATCGGATGAAATTTTAGAATATGCGATTCCATACTACATGATTGTGGCAGTACCTTCCATATTTTTATGTTTATCATTGATTCTATCTAGTTGCTTAAGAGCGGCAAAAGACACGAAAACGCCAATGATACTATCCATCTCTTCTAATATATTAGATATCATCCTTAATTTTATTTTTATTAAATTAGGTTGGGGAATTTTCGGTCTAGGTTTATCAACTACATTATCCCGGTGTATATCGGTAGTTATAATGATTATAAAACTTAGCAAAGGCACATCTGGTATAAAATTAGATCTTAGAAATTGGCATTTTGAAAAGGAATATTTTTTTACAATTGCAAGAATCGGTCTACCAGCTGGTATCGAAAAGTTGGTAATGCGTTTCGGACAATTGGTTTATAATGGTATGATTATATCGATAGGAACTGGAGTATATGTTGCACATAACATTGCGGGTAGTATAGAGAGCTATTCCTATATTCCAGCAATGGGATTTGGGGTTGCTACAACCACATTAGTTGGAGTTAGTTTAGGAGAAAAGAATCCAAAGCAAGCTAAAAAGTTAACCTTTTTGGCTGATGGCATATCCACGATTTGTATGCTTGGTATCGGCATTATATTCTTTATATTTGCACCTCAATTAGCAGGAATATTTACGAAAACGAAAGAAATTAAAGATATGATAATTTCTGTTTTAAGGCTTATTGCTCTTTTTCAACCTTTTGTAGCATTAACACAAATATTGACAAGTGCTCTTCAAGGAGCTGGTGATACAAAATTTCCTATGTATGCTACGTTAATTGGTATTTGGGTCATACGAGTTGGTGTAGGTTATATATTAGCTGTACAACTTGGTTTTGGCTTACTCGGCGTATGGTGGGGATATGCTCTTGATCTTTTATTAAGAAGTATTTTATTATTGATACGATTTTTAAGGGGTAAATGGCAAACTATTGTAATTTAG
- a CDS encoding metal-sensing transcriptional repressor, translating to MDNNKEVPTHQHSHTQTKAVINRISRATGHMESIKRMVEEGRDCSEILIQLSAVRSAINNIGRIILQDHIEHCVVDAVQSGDNKKLEDLNVAIERFLK from the coding sequence ATGGATAATAATAAAGAAGTACCTACTCACCAACACTCACATACACAAACTAAGGCAGTGATCAATCGAATATCTCGTGCAACAGGTCATATGGAATCAATAAAAAGAATGGTAGAAGAGGGACGAGACTGTAGTGAGATTCTTATACAATTATCTGCTGTACGTTCTGCAATAAATAATATTGGTAGAATAATTCTCCAAGACCATATTGAACATTGTGTAGTAGATGCAGTCCAAAGTGGTGATAATAAAAAATTAGAAGATTTAAACGTTGCAATTGAAAGATTTTTAAAATAG
- a CDS encoding metal-sensing transcriptional repressor: MKQCMDADNLHRRLKKIIGQINAIDRMIDEDVPCEDILMQINAAKSALHKAGQVVLEGHLQHCVRDGIEHGDAERTIQSFAKAIERFSNI; the protein is encoded by the coding sequence ATGAAACAATGTATGGATGCAGACAATCTACATAGGAGATTAAAAAAAATTATTGGACAAATAAATGCTATTGACCGTATGATTGATGAAGATGTACCTTGTGAAGATATTTTAATGCAAATAAATGCAGCAAAGTCGGCACTTCATAAAGCGGGACAAGTTGTACTTGAAGGACATTTGCAACATTGTGTACGAGATGGTATTGAGCACGGTGATGCAGAAAGAACAATACAAAGCTTTGCAAAAGCAATAGAAAGATTTTCAAATATATAA
- a CDS encoding heavy metal translocating P-type ATPase, giving the protein MFSKAKDFMYDETKRSILFLILSGISLVISFFDLVNLPFNIAWVAIILCGIPIILEGIEGLVTRFDIKADVLVSLALIASVIIGEIFAAGEVAFIMQIGALLEELTVAKARAGIEKLVHLTPRTARVIKNGREVIVTAQEVKIDDIIRVLPGETIALDGIIIDGQTSIDQSIMTGESLPVDKQKGDEVSSGTVNQFGAFDMIATKLDEDSSVQRLIKLVQSADAGKAKIVGIMDKWATWIVVIALVSAFITGIVTGEIIRAVTILVVFCPCALILATPTAIMAAIGNVTKYGILVRNGDALEKLSQVKRITFDKTGTLTYGKPNVIHIKSFSDEYSEDEIFRLAALAEMRSEHPIGKAVVLSYTEKYGEISQDANQFQMIPSRGVSAVIDDKNILAGNNDLLYENSVIVSSKQQTFINTFLDKGCIVIHIAIDKKLTGIIALSDTLRKDSPSMIQRIKTLGIKPVLLTGDHIPSAKQIAKTVGIEDFKAECLPEDKLKAIDAYHQKKELVCMVGDGINDAPALKKAHVGIAMGGIGSDIAVDAADIVLVSDDISQLPHLLALSKKMMSTIKLNLCFSMGLNFIAILLAITGVLNPVVGALVHNVGSVLVIINSAFLLRWKKSNF; this is encoded by the coding sequence ATGTTTAGCAAAGCTAAAGATTTTATGTATGATGAAACAAAACGTAGTATTTTGTTTCTTATTTTATCTGGTATTTCCCTTGTAATAAGCTTTTTTGATCTTGTAAACCTGCCGTTTAATATCGCTTGGGTTGCCATTATATTATGTGGAATACCTATAATACTAGAAGGGATAGAAGGATTAGTAACAAGATTTGATATTAAAGCGGATGTTCTTGTTTCACTGGCATTAATAGCTTCTGTTATAATAGGTGAAATTTTTGCAGCTGGAGAAGTTGCTTTTATTATGCAGATCGGCGCATTGTTAGAAGAGTTAACTGTTGCAAAAGCAAGAGCTGGAATTGAAAAATTAGTACATCTTACCCCTCGTACTGCAAGAGTTATAAAAAATGGTAGGGAAGTTATCGTAACTGCACAAGAAGTAAAAATTGATGATATTATCAGAGTTTTACCAGGTGAGACTATTGCATTGGACGGTATAATTATCGATGGGCAGACTTCCATAGACCAATCAATTATGACTGGAGAATCGTTACCTGTTGATAAACAAAAAGGTGATGAAGTATCAAGCGGTACAGTTAATCAATTTGGTGCTTTTGACATGATAGCTACGAAGTTAGATGAAGATAGCTCCGTACAAAGATTAATAAAATTAGTACAATCCGCGGATGCAGGAAAAGCAAAAATTGTTGGAATCATGGACAAATGGGCAACTTGGATTGTTGTAATTGCTTTAGTGTCCGCATTTATAACTGGTATTGTAACCGGAGAGATTATTAGAGCTGTTACTATCTTAGTTGTATTTTGTCCTTGTGCACTAATTTTAGCCACTCCAACGGCGATTATGGCGGCAATTGGTAATGTTACGAAATATGGTATTCTAGTCCGTAATGGGGATGCATTGGAGAAGTTATCACAAGTAAAAAGGATTACTTTTGATAAGACTGGTACTTTAACCTATGGTAAGCCTAATGTGATACATATTAAAAGTTTCTCAGATGAATATTCAGAAGATGAGATATTTAGACTTGCAGCATTAGCTGAAATGCGGTCAGAACATCCAATCGGTAAGGCGGTAGTTTTAAGTTATACTGAAAAATACGGTGAAATATCACAGGATGCGAATCAATTTCAGATGATACCAAGTAGAGGTGTATCTGCAGTTATTGATGATAAGAATATTTTAGCAGGAAATAACGATCTTTTATATGAAAACAGTGTTATTGTTTCTTCTAAACAACAGACTTTTATAAATACATTTCTAGATAAAGGTTGTATCGTAATTCATATTGCAATCGATAAGAAATTAACTGGAATTATTGCATTATCTGATACCTTACGAAAAGATTCACCTTCAATGATACAAAGGATAAAAACGCTAGGTATTAAACCAGTACTTTTAACAGGAGATCATATACCTTCAGCGAAACAAATTGCTAAAACTGTTGGTATTGAGGATTTTAAAGCAGAATGTTTACCGGAAGATAAATTGAAAGCTATTGATGCCTATCATCAGAAAAAGGAACTTGTTTGTATGGTAGGAGATGGGATAAACGATGCCCCTGCCTTAAAGAAAGCTCATGTTGGAATAGCAATGGGTGGCATTGGAAGTGATATTGCTGTAGATGCTGCTGATATTGTTTTAGTCAGTGATGATATTAGCCAATTACCACATTTGTTAGCTTTATCTAAAAAAATGATGTCTACCATTAAGTTAAATTTGTGTTTTTCCATGGGGTTAAATTTTATAGCTATTTTATTAGCGATTACCGGAGTTTTAAATCCAGTGGTAGGTGCATTGGTGCATAATGTAGGTTCTGTTTTAGTGATTATTAATTCAGCATTTTTATTGCGATGGAAAAAATCTAATTTTTAA
- a CDS encoding tyrosine recombinase XerC, with the protein MSVDNFLIYLKTIRGKSANTIQAYKKDLKVFFKFMLLWKDEVDEDVEFDDIDIRKIDIEFISHITLQDLHRFLYYVEENRGNGPYARARKVATLRSFFNYLFNIENSIPSNPTLKLESPGRVKRQPVYLSLDESRVLLNSLNKERKNYARDYCILTLFLNCGMRLSELCGIRISKIKGDTLVILGKGNKERTVYLNQACLYAIRQYLDVRATLDVPKEYADHLFLSTRNRPIDQRTVEKMVKDKIMNAGIADGEKYTPHKLRHTAATLLYKNNVDIRKIQTILGHSSISTTEIYTHLEDDALRDAINSNPIGFIDYETGHTV; encoded by the coding sequence ATGAGCGTTGATAATTTTCTTATTTATCTAAAAACAATTCGAGGGAAGTCTGCGAATACAATTCAAGCATATAAAAAAGATTTAAAAGTATTTTTTAAATTCATGTTGTTGTGGAAAGATGAAGTGGACGAAGATGTTGAATTTGATGACATAGATATTAGAAAGATTGATATCGAATTCATCTCCCATATCACTTTACAAGATTTACATAGATTTTTATATTATGTAGAAGAAAATCGTGGCAATGGGCCATATGCAAGAGCAAGAAAAGTTGCAACACTACGCTCTTTTTTTAATTACCTATTTAATATAGAAAATAGTATTCCTTCCAATCCGACTTTAAAACTAGAGTCACCAGGTAGAGTCAAAAGACAACCAGTCTACCTGTCCCTAGATGAAAGTAGAGTATTGTTAAATTCTTTAAATAAAGAACGAAAGAATTATGCAAGGGATTATTGTATATTAACTTTATTTTTAAATTGTGGGATGCGATTATCAGAATTGTGTGGAATAAGAATATCAAAGATAAAAGGGGATACCTTAGTTATCCTTGGTAAAGGAAATAAAGAACGTACTGTATATTTAAACCAAGCATGCTTATATGCGATTCGACAGTATTTAGATGTTCGGGCAACGCTAGACGTACCAAAAGAATATGCCGATCACTTATTTCTTTCTACTAGAAATCGTCCCATTGACCAACGTACGGTAGAAAAAATGGTAAAAGATAAAATTATGAATGCAGGGATTGCAGATGGTGAAAAGTACACTCCTCATAAATTAAGGCATACCGCTGCTACCCTACTTTATAAAAATAATGTTGATATACGTAAAATACAAACGATTCTTGGACATTCCAGCATTAGTACGACGGAAATTTATACGCATTTAGAAGATGACGCACTTCGTGATGCAATCAATTCGAACCCGATTGGATTTATCGATTATGAAACAGGACATACGGTATAA
- a CDS encoding FtsX-like permease family protein, translating into MNKIISEFFYSVNTKSSLFFIISFFNIIAVAGVVFSGNLVQYEHEITKEYNMIFDDWKYLNTGDLFEDDGRSFFNDRNWLEKLKAYNQKLHDSTEFQYLEIYDQPIYCIEYKKDEFLEYYTDDEQFSKRGASVQTQDGDIKSFYCLQAVWLGLEVFEQFNIQVKKGSLFQQKDYDYVYGKDSVVLLGAEYEEFYQVGDIITLCFPFAAIDFNAKIIGILPSGSNIDRGGRLINLDRRIIIPQYNMEEYPSGEKDQRFQECLYLNKNSGVIATKISANSVQDIINKYNLELDIFPNYYVTGTTNQQSAILKTTLSQIAGFTLQIVILFMVVTNVFTIIYTYMKINKSKRYFAILLINGFTMKELHVIIVLEIISIYLIALSIGMPIGALITLSFGITTFNSLLYIIIVLVLCVLTIVITSKKFNKLSIVELLR; encoded by the coding sequence ATGAATAAAATTATAAGTGAATTTTTTTACTCTGTAAATACTAAATCAAGCTTATTTTTTATCATAAGTTTTTTTAACATTATTGCTGTCGCTGGAGTTGTGTTTTCTGGAAACTTAGTCCAATATGAACATGAGATTACGAAAGAATATAATATGATATTTGATGATTGGAAGTATTTAAATACTGGAGATTTATTTGAAGATGATGGAAGGTCATTTTTTAATGATAGAAACTGGTTGGAAAAATTAAAAGCTTATAATCAAAAGTTACATGATTCTACAGAGTTTCAATATCTAGAGATATATGATCAACCAATTTACTGCATTGAATACAAAAAGGATGAATTTTTAGAATACTATACTGACGATGAGCAGTTTAGTAAGAGAGGTGCATCCGTTCAAACACAAGATGGAGATATTAAAAGCTTTTATTGTCTACAAGCAGTTTGGTTGGGGTTAGAAGTATTTGAACAGTTTAATATTCAAGTAAAGAAAGGTTCTTTGTTTCAACAAAAAGATTATGACTATGTATATGGGAAAGATTCTGTCGTACTACTTGGAGCTGAATATGAAGAATTTTACCAAGTTGGAGATATTATAACATTATGTTTTCCATTTGCAGCGATAGATTTTAATGCAAAAATAATTGGAATATTACCAAGCGGAAGCAATATAGATCGAGGTGGTCGATTAATAAATTTAGACAGGCGTATTATCATTCCTCAGTACAACATGGAGGAATATCCTAGCGGTGAAAAAGATCAAAGGTTTCAAGAATGTCTGTATTTAAATAAAAACAGTGGAGTAATAGCAACCAAAATATCAGCCAATTCTGTGCAAGATATCATCAATAAATACAATTTAGAACTGGATATTTTTCCAAATTATTATGTTACAGGTACTACAAATCAGCAAAGTGCTATTTTAAAGACTACTTTATCTCAGATTGCAGGATTTACACTACAAATCGTAATCTTGTTTATGGTTGTAACTAATGTTTTTACGATTATATATACTTATATGAAAATAAACAAAAGTAAAAGATACTTTGCTATTTTGTTAATTAATGGGTTTACGATGAAAGAGCTACATGTCATTATAGTGTTAGAGATTATATCAATTTATTTGATTGCATTGTCAATTGGAATGCCAATTGGAGCTCTAATAACTCTTTCCTTCGGAATCACAACATTTAATAGTTTACTTTACATTATTATTGTACTAGTTTTGTGTGTACTTACAATTGTTATTACGTCAAAGAAATTTAATAAATTAAGTATTGTGGAATTATTACGTTAA
- a CDS encoding ABC transporter ATP-binding protein has protein sequence MDFINLCNVTKQYRRNKSNVTALKNVSFTITKGDMIAITGESGSGKTTLLSIMGGLLPCTEGEYFYQGQPIHNNNQKQLADFRRENIGFIIQDYALIHSRTVYENLELPLKGRYPKSIRNEMILESLADVHMSDKIRCYPNQLSGGEKQRVAIARAVVHHPKVIIADEPTGALDKETIKTILSLLHKINDVGITVILATHNESVVNDCEKCYHLEDGVIYKQ, from the coding sequence ATGGACTTTATTAATTTGTGTAATGTAACGAAACAATATAGACGTAATAAGTCGAATGTTACTGCTCTTAAAAATGTTTCTTTTACAATTACAAAAGGAGATATGATTGCTATAACTGGAGAAAGCGGAAGTGGTAAGACTACTTTGTTGAGCATTATGGGGGGATTATTACCATGTACAGAAGGAGAGTATTTTTACCAAGGTCAGCCGATTCATAATAATAATCAGAAGCAGTTGGCTGACTTTCGGCGCGAAAACATAGGATTTATCATTCAGGATTACGCATTGATTCATAGTCGAACAGTTTATGAGAATCTAGAATTACCATTGAAAGGAAGATACCCAAAATCAATCAGAAATGAGATGATTTTAGAGTCATTAGCTGATGTTCATATGAGTGATAAAATTCGATGCTATCCAAATCAATTATCGGGAGGGGAAAAACAAAGAGTTGCAATAGCTCGTGCAGTTGTACACCATCCAAAAGTAATAATAGCAGATGAGCCGACTGGAGCCTTGGACAAAGAAACAATCAAAACTATTCTTTCTCTACTTCATAAGATAAATGATGTTGGGATAACAGTAATTTTGGCAACGCATAATGAATCAGTTGTTAATGATTGTGAAAAATGTTACCACCTTGAAGATGGTGTGATTTATAAACAATAG
- a CDS encoding ATP-binding protein, with amino-acid sequence MKKEQTAPIFERFYKVYKARDSVGTGLGLSIVKRIVKIHGGSIRVESVLGEGSRFIIRLD; translated from the coding sequence ATGAAAAAAGAACAAACTGCACCTATTTTTGAACGATTTTATAAGGTATATAAAGCAAGAGATAGTGTGGGTACTGGGCTAGGATTATCGATCGTTAAGAGAATCGTGAAGATACATGGTGGTAGTATACGTGTTGAAAGTGTGCTTGGCGAAGGAAGTAGATTTATTATTAGATTAGATTAA
- a CDS encoding poly(ethylene terephthalate) hydrolase family protein, with translation MNLMKKKRKWARMLLVIVLTPVVLISGLFLWASLKPAVADKYYEKIETGGEIEARYSALGEYEVKFVKFNALQNYKAYEIWYPADLDNCQQQYPLVIMANGTGVPASKYKAIFKHLASWGFIVVGNEDEYSWNGFSSNMSLNYMLKLNKNVDSIFYQKVDTENIGIGGHSQGGVGVVNAVTNYDNGRMYKAIFAASPTCNELAAGLEWDFDLSKINIPYFSVAGTGKLDAETISPLDQMKEDFKTIPNVMPKIMARRTGIDHGQTLSHADGYMTAWFMYWLQGDT, from the coding sequence ATGAATCTAATGAAGAAGAAACGGAAGTGGGCTCGTATGCTGTTAGTGATTGTACTTACCCCAGTTGTTTTAATCAGTGGATTATTTTTGTGGGCATCTTTAAAACCAGCGGTTGCTGATAAATACTATGAAAAAATAGAAACTGGTGGGGAAATTGAAGCAAGATACTCTGCTTTGGGAGAATATGAGGTCAAATTCGTCAAGTTTAACGCATTGCAAAATTACAAAGCCTATGAGATTTGGTATCCGGCTGATTTGGATAATTGCCAACAGCAATATCCTCTCGTCATAATGGCAAACGGAACAGGGGTTCCTGCTTCAAAATACAAAGCAATCTTTAAGCATCTTGCTTCATGGGGTTTTATCGTCGTGGGCAATGAAGATGAATACTCCTGGAACGGATTTTCTTCAAATATGAGCTTAAACTATATGCTTAAATTAAATAAGAATGTGGATAGCATCTTCTATCAAAAAGTTGATACAGAGAATATTGGTATTGGCGGGCACTCACAAGGTGGTGTTGGCGTAGTGAATGCTGTTACCAATTATGATAACGGTAGAATGTACAAAGCGATATTTGCAGCAAGCCCAACTTGTAATGAATTGGCAGCAGGACTGGAATGGGATTTTGATCTTTCTAAAATCAACATTCCATATTTTTCAGTAGCAGGAACAGGAAAGTTAGATGCAGAAACAATTTCGCCGCTTGATCAAATGAAAGAGGATTTTAAAACGATTCCTAATGTTATGCCAAAGATTATGGCAAGGCGTACTGGTATCGATCACGGACAAACATTATCTCATGCCGACGGATATATGACAGCGTGGTTTATGTACTGGCTTCAAGGCGATACCTAA